A part of Streptomyces sp. NBC_01235 genomic DNA contains:
- a CDS encoding MbtH family protein, producing MSTNPFDDTEGRFHVLVNDEGQHSLWPTFAEVPDGWRIALRDESREKCLAYVEENWTDMRPRSLREAMAADQAS from the coding sequence ATGAGTACCAACCCGTTCGACGACACCGAAGGCCGCTTCCACGTCCTCGTCAACGACGAGGGGCAGCACTCGCTGTGGCCCACGTTCGCCGAGGTGCCGGACGGCTGGCGGATCGCGCTGCGCGACGAGAGCCGGGAGAAGTGCCTCGCGTACGTCGAGGAGAACTGGACCGACATGCGTCCGCGCTCGCTGCGCGAGGCGATGGCCGCCGACCAGGCATCATGA
- a CDS encoding toxin-antitoxin system HicB family antitoxin — translation MKLTPYVDNLRREFLATAAATGEEPHALAERLLASLDASVRLMLLEVLSAAADEISREFAPGSVDIRLQGLDPSFVVTQAPSEAFHEDMTAPSVTDPQAEGTPARINFRVPGPLKARIEEAARQSGLSVNAWLVRAVNDTLHAVPSHPQRRPSSGQRHVTGWVR, via the coding sequence ATGAAGTTGACGCCCTACGTCGACAACCTCCGCCGCGAGTTCCTCGCCACGGCGGCTGCGACCGGTGAGGAGCCGCACGCTCTGGCGGAGCGATTGCTCGCGTCGCTCGACGCGTCCGTCCGGCTGATGCTCCTTGAGGTGCTGTCGGCAGCCGCGGACGAGATCTCCCGGGAGTTCGCCCCAGGATCGGTCGACATCCGTCTGCAGGGCCTGGATCCGAGCTTCGTGGTGACCCAGGCGCCGTCCGAGGCGTTCCACGAGGACATGACTGCCCCGTCCGTCACGGATCCGCAGGCGGAGGGCACTCCGGCGCGCATCAACTTCCGCGTGCCCGGGCCGCTCAAGGCCCGGATCGAGGAGGCGGCGAGGCAGAGCGGACTCTCGGTCAACGCCTGGCTCGTACGGGCCGTCAACGACACGCTGCACGCCGTCCCGAGTCACCCGCAGCGGCGCCCGTCGTCCGGGCAGCGGCACGTCACGGGTTGGGTGCGGTAG
- a CDS encoding cytochrome P450, which produces MTSLAERWGIHPEHFWLYGREPGQQVTFDEQMDAYIVYGYPEAVEILSDPGTFSSETSSLVPMGVDESFTEGDLLQTDPPDHRELRKLVSHAFTPKVVADLEPRITALTHELLDAVAGEDRFDLMSSLAYPLPVTVVAELLSIPRSDQHLVEKWMRGMTESLGDLSMSDDVEEQERVFAESMGPMREMLEYLREHTAQSRRRARQDDLMGRLIEAEVGGQRLTDNHIVNFGKMLLIAGYLTTTMLIGNTVLCLDHYADQAARVRGDRSLVPSLLEESMRYLSPVAATYRATTREVEVAGQRMEKGKMVLVWYGSANRDPRQFADPHSFDAGRTPNKHLGFGRGIHFCLGAPLARMEGRVAMNLLFDRYKELRTDPDAVPKFSLGFDTTGVNSLPVRVVPA; this is translated from the coding sequence ATGACTTCACTGGCCGAACGGTGGGGCATCCACCCGGAGCACTTCTGGCTCTACGGACGTGAGCCTGGGCAACAGGTCACGTTCGACGAGCAGATGGACGCCTACATCGTCTACGGGTACCCCGAGGCCGTCGAGATCCTCAGTGACCCGGGCACCTTCTCGTCCGAAACCTCGAGCCTGGTGCCGATGGGCGTCGACGAGTCGTTCACCGAGGGCGACCTGCTGCAGACCGACCCGCCGGACCACCGTGAGCTGCGCAAGCTGGTCAGCCACGCTTTCACCCCGAAGGTCGTCGCCGACCTCGAACCGCGGATCACGGCACTCACCCACGAACTGCTCGACGCGGTCGCCGGGGAGGACCGGTTCGACCTGATGTCGAGCCTCGCCTATCCGCTGCCGGTGACCGTGGTCGCCGAACTGCTGAGCATCCCACGCAGTGATCAGCATCTGGTGGAGAAGTGGATGCGGGGCATGACCGAGAGCCTCGGCGACCTGTCGATGTCCGACGACGTCGAGGAGCAGGAGCGCGTCTTCGCGGAATCCATGGGCCCGATGCGGGAGATGCTCGAGTACCTGCGCGAGCACACCGCGCAGAGCCGACGGCGGGCCCGCCAGGACGACCTGATGGGACGGCTCATCGAGGCCGAGGTGGGCGGGCAGCGGCTGACCGACAACCACATCGTCAACTTCGGCAAGATGCTGCTGATCGCGGGCTATCTGACCACCACCATGCTGATCGGCAACACTGTCCTGTGCCTCGACCACTACGCCGACCAGGCGGCGCGGGTGCGTGGCGACCGCTCGCTGGTGCCGAGCCTGCTGGAGGAGTCGATGCGCTACCTCAGCCCCGTCGCCGCCACCTACCGGGCCACCACCCGTGAGGTGGAGGTCGCCGGGCAGCGCATGGAGAAGGGCAAGATGGTGCTGGTGTGGTACGGCTCGGCCAACCGTGATCCGCGCCAGTTCGCCGACCCGCACTCCTTCGACGCCGGCCGCACCCCCAACAAGCACCTCGGGTTCGGCCGCGGCATCCACTTCTGCCTGGGCGCGCCGCTGGCCCGGATGGAGGGCCGGGTGGCCATGAACCTGCTGTTCGACCGCTACAAGGAGCTGCGCACGGATCCGGACGCCGTGCCAAAGTTCTCGCTCGGCTTCGACACCACGGGGGTGAACAGTCTGCCGGTGCGCGTTGTACCGGCCTGA